GTGCCACAGGAAGGGCATGTTATTATAGTTCCCGGCTCACCACTTATCACCAGTGCCGCCCCGCATTCAGGACATGTCGCTTCCATTTCTTATCACCAATAAAAATAAATTTGTTGATAAAATAAATTATTAATGATGACGACCAACAAGAAGTTGGTAGGGATAGTTGCGGGTGCGGGCATAGGCATCGGTTTGCTATGGTGGCTAATGAAAACTACACAGGCAGCACCTCCACCTGAACCCGGTGCCGCGGAAGTCACGGGTTTCTCAATCGTGAAAGACTGACATACTCCCCGCCGTGAACGGCGAGGGTTCTGGGGTTGGTGGCGTTCTCACCATTGCCCCTCGGGGGTGCCAGCACTCCCCTCTACGGCATCCCTGTCTGCCGTAGATTGACCTATGCTCTGATGCAATGCCATACTTATATTGAACGCGGCATTTGCATCCGCATGGTCAACGTGTCCACACTCTGGACACCTGAACTCCTTACCGTTCCGATTACCTATCGCCCCGCACCTGCTACACACCTTTGAGGTGTTGTGCGGGTCTATATACTCGACAGGCACTCCGAGCAGCTTGGCTTTGTATTCTATCATCTGTTGCAGTTGATAGAACGACCAGCTGTGCAGGGAGTAACGAAACGGTCTTCTCGCTCTCGCTCGCTTCCTTATACCTTTCAGATTCTCCATTCTTATACCACAGCCCGCTTCTCTCGCAGTCTCCACTATTTCGTGGCTTATCTTGTGGTTCATGTCCCTTATGATGCGGCTCTCTCGGTCTCTTAGCCGTTTCACAACCCTATATTTCCCTCTCTTCTGCAACCACCTCCTAATATTTTTATACTTATTATGCACATGCACCGCTTTCTTCCCCAACTTCTTCACCTTGCCCGTCTCCGGGTTCGCTACGACCGCCACATGTCCGGTCGTGTTCAGGTCAACCCCTATCCACTTATCAGTCTTCATCTGCGGCTCTTCCGGGACTGTTACCGATACGAATATATACTCTTTGCTTATCTCTATCTGGTTGATTTTGGTGAAGTTATTGGGGAAGCGGTATGGGAACGAGAGATTGAGGCACGGGATACGAATCTCTCGTTTTGCCTTATCAACTTTTATCCCTTGGTTGGGCACAATTAGATTAACATTACGCACTCGTTTAATGTTCTTGTTCCGGCTGTATTTCCGCAGTATCTGATTTGAGATGACGGATTTCAGTCCGATATGTTTAACATCCTTAGACGAGAGTGTATGATGCTTAATAGCAAATTCAGCGACCTTTCTCGCCTTCTCTAACTCTGCTGTGAAGTCCGCCCCATGTTTTATCTTATATGTCAGTATCATCTCTCCGTCTCCGTGCTACAATAACTTTATATGTATTCATTATATAAAAAGCTTTAAGGTATAGGTGGGGGAGAGTTATCTGTCTCCGTGCTACAACCCACCTATACCGCATTCATTCCCGCTTGAAAGCGAGGCTTTCTGCGTGATGTGTGATAGAAACTTTATATATAATGATGAATATGTTATTAGTGAAATGATAGGGGGAACAGTTTTAGAAGGGTTTGAACTGTCGGGCTGGACAGGGTTGGCACTGACCGTGGAAGGCTATGACCCGCTAAAAGGGACGGTTACAATAAAAAATAACAAACTGAGCAGTGGCACATACGTAATTGTCGGATTCATATTCGGTACTTACAATGAGAGTACGGGACAGTTTCAAATAGTAGGTTATACAAAAGATAGCACCACGTATTGTTGGGGCAGTTACGAGCCCCAAGTTAGCGTTCCAAGTAGGGGGGGCACCAAAAATGTGAACGTGGAAACATACGCACTAAACCCATCAAGTGAAATAACGCTTGATATTCTGCCGTTCGTCGGTCCTTATAATGTGGATGGTAC
This is a stretch of genomic DNA from Methanophagales archaeon. It encodes these proteins:
- a CDS encoding transposase; amino-acid sequence: MILTYKIKHGADFTAELEKARKVAEFAIKHHTLSSKDVKHIGLKSVISNQILRKYSRNKNIKRVRNVNLIVPNQGIKVDKAKREIRIPCLNLSFPYRFPNNFTKINQIEISKEYIFVSVTVPEEPQMKTDKWIGVDLNTTGHVAVVANPETGKVKKLGKKAVHVHNKYKNIRRWLQKRGKYRVVKRLRDRESRIIRDMNHKISHEIVETAREAGCGIRMENLKGIRKRARARRPFRYSLHSWSFYQLQQMIEYKAKLLGVPVEYIDPHNTSKVCSRCGAIGNRNGKEFRCPECGHVDHADANAAFNISMALHQSIGQSTADRDAVEGSAGTPEGQW